A region of Drosophila mauritiana strain mau12 chromosome 3L, ASM438214v1, whole genome shotgun sequence DNA encodes the following proteins:
- the LOC117141295 gene encoding eukaryotic translation initiation factor eIF1 produces MSIQNLNTRDPFADAIKGNDDDIQDGLVHIRIQQRNGRKTLTTVQGLSAEYDLKKIVRSCKKEFACNGTVIEHPEYGEVLQLQGDQRENICQWLTKVGLAKPDQLKVHGF; encoded by the exons ATGTCCATCCAGAATTTAAACACTCGTG ACCCCTTTGCTGATGCAATCAAGGGCAATGATGATGATATTCAAGACGGGCTAGTGCATATAAGAATCCAGCAGAGGAACGGTCGCAAGACGCTAACCACTGTCCAGGGCCTGTCCGCGGAGTATGACTTGAAGAAGATAGTCCGCTCCTGCAAGAAG GAATTCGCATGCAATGGCACTGTAATCGAGCACCCAGAGTATGGTGAGGTTCTGCAGCTCCAGGGCGATCAGCGTGAGAACATCTGCCAATGGTTGACGAAGGTGGGACTAGCTAAGCCGGATCAGCTGAAGGTGCACGGCTTCTAA
- the LOC117140241 gene encoding 60S ribosomal protein L28, producing the protein MATSSHLNWLIIRNNNAFLLKKRDVKKPFSTEPNNLASVSSYRYSGIVHKKTLGVVPAADKKGFTAVLKKGKYAQRPAKNTVRVDFKAGPRRSLKKLKNLLIGSKYRKDLTQAALRRASAVLRSQKPAPVKGKKAEFAKGKKPE; encoded by the exons ATGGCAACCTCTTCGCACCTCAATTGGTTGATCATTCGCAACAACAACGCCTTCTTGTTGAAGAAGCGCGATGTGAAGAAGCCCTTCAGCACA GAGCCAAACAACTTGGCCAGCGTGAGCTCGTACCGCTACAGCGGCATCGTGCACAAGAAGACCCTGGGAGTCGTGCCAGCCGCCGACAAGAAGGGCTTCACCGCCGTGCTGAAGAAGGGCAAGTATGCCCAGCGCCCCGCCAAAAACACCGTGCGTGTTGACTTCAAGGCCGGTCCCCGCCGTTCCCTGAAGAAGCTGAAGAACCTGCTTATCGGCTCCAAGTACCGCAAGGACCTGACACAG GCTGCCCTCCGCCGCGCTTCCGCTGTCCTGCGCTCCCAGAAGCCCGCCCCCGTCAAGGGAAAGAAGGCCGAGTTCGCTAAGGGAAAGAAGCCCGAATAA
- the LOC117141269 gene encoding protein KIAA0100: MMLQLLLFCLALFIFVYWVLPTGISWYLVKRFRVKVRIGRISLPYLSLKNVHISKSGFSVAIEEVCLRSSFFTTEVTKLLSIYIRDIRINKDIHRRQDDSYDQDSYELRRTQTLAGKASDAKGVPDFRQTKVPASIITFAQFMAVHVNNISVVLMNNDFDPGWFIHATAKELHLDGSIVQNARVLLVNAALSEAQAKMLRHCSSRRQSLENLNKIRPCLGEVSFDMTLDASLFAQGPLSMDTLSLVINNAKSVIHGGLYEFLSEAKRRTSTGQPSRRPTQGPAPSKRSYDNDNYEKLAPIIPKNFNFSIKAATFSAVKENSQNDFSAKLQSFQISGKFNSKVTDEKTLLPSMLAKLGFHHLDIDTKYEKLLFVEQFTIDSVLEKDIFNLYVKLKTFQIIYNHSEIYDFVNNNFLARQRSSGAQPMQLIHKQKSLPDHLDLDTALQSNLRANQTREGGVLEWIMQRIVVKGCAELFNVSLLMKLEDEHIAMSVSHTRFLLEQIEEKRSNLYENKFLNLLLNQRQWSMELMVETLWSNLGNSINDTNNLKKTHSPGSPFFLGVSLVKLCSYANTTKLDISVHTFRTEYSMQLAEFVVKSMECLRQYRGIKPKNMTGQSQARPNAGLTLSVQPSPSSTSLRVSVKVKDITAYFVNHHNVYTLLSFSELNLSRSQSLTTLKLEEFQMAIMRSMTASSLCLTDFSDVFATCKMIRLEHEQVEGTLGKLSIYIPGNTEATWNANLHMHLLTLVRDMQDLKTELAIPASSVKKTTPKGGLIVELSAERSTIFEIKFSDRHSIQIFVESLFFSQKERCIIYTENVFVKIDNQHIFTVKELDLQSVPRLEVLTQERQNFPGFQLPSNKVWVTTIGSFKAIFPYDHDFYNAVNGECTSHFKWLKMVHNYKKKPFTVDSPLPCDLVIKIKEFLLEISDDPFEVKLRDNYVLLVDEYLESLKRKALFDKKIGELCSERLLLPSGTIEGLYANLVKKNSEIYIQRSKKIRESGPVRTRLLAWIMTDVNIMAMADTSIHGYDNVTRIMREIDHESPWPEEGLEFSTLWCRGVNISCTEWKFMLRDFPQPMFCVKSMRLYGNLCGAEQMGSKRAKRDVFIDVGEPFGTDVIQRSMPSLKFYHDFDCELESCSYAFGACWEPVMAQCNLSFEKISAPSKDPSPPLPFWDKLRLLLHGRLTLIAKQFTILLHASLDPYNTTEEMELTWNNCGIVLTNAKIMFKGELNVTVRTASRYDDCRLLHFPNLKLTIKLKWVCLANPNDHHAVMPCAPDKLPEYSSNQVHDSFRAFRSLNLNIWISFETKPKAGEDLEVDIPSLVLYGSTLRWFESLQLILSGVTRPTRRGPVFNNVRPRKKPLSRHYKKANLQMCLHKFQVLYWMSHALQKGFQLNGRRVSFSSEHSLTLNPIDDGLIHRPRADWSTIYMNCELNDAEIWLKSILTEKMDSSSENLASAADAFKIVRFYFLSVAKVSYGREALIPTTATSTEEDVKAQSTTPTHKLVVYDLKGAWTKSNRDVAFALFDSFMKSQKLKNNLSTEAVKSYRKEGPNSAVLKHKRSDSTITLSSTNNEVLPISNPNASMKKAPAQIHATAMLQQLIAEADHKFNVYSDDHSTQSRELQLQGLQACSAQDIIHENWSISLVNSQVLLKGCETSGYVIISAAKAEILQREHRPVWRERSLISKTTWKGLLECMQYYATVSAGDNNSLLEKEIMWLTVDNIQDKDETVINNLPDISHLVGSGRSVGGVVSETVGAFLSDNSGGAQPVQLQRIVSKCKCEFFYVSYGDAIDPNSITEVPPPPSEELQSPWEKQDDPVDAFTLMHHDLDVCTNSLQYAMILDIVNNLLLYVEPQRKQAAEKLTRMRFQLQLHSTEDQKRPIQQKQTVIRSLLMKIRSLEKDTHMISKERIEDGDSLELRQEYDHVQQMIRESKEELNTFSEDLDMMLLCYKETQLSQLSKISNVRSDESVTMVRTNEICFKRAQWRLTETDGQIGIADLVLSAFLYTKKSKSDDSVEHLLELGNIRMENLLPREIYRDVLLATEIQKDMPVDTHKRVLRIFCREKAPVGGISVKEHFEINVAPITIAITKKFYSTMLKFCFPDRDASETEVSDELDDNASTSSASTTNLQAKSSTSSSTKRSGKGKKGAKDSEFYVKIEKDDVEKMKERAEKNKLFIYIKIPEVPVRVSYKGNKEKNLEDITDYSLVIPTLEYHNVTWTWLDLLLAMKSVSRRVIFSQAIKQKLHIHQRQPILSAGERATPQEAEDKAVMLFGNRLLNENRNQKKGVFKFASSGKRSGND; encoded by the exons ATGATGCTACAGTTGCTCCTATTCTGTCTGGCGCTCTTCATCTTCGTTTATTG GGTCTTGCCCACGGGCATTAGTTGGTATTTGGTCAAGAGGTTTCGGGTCAAAGTACGGATCGGTCGCATTTCGCTGCCCTACTTGTCCCTGAAGAATGTGCACATCAGCAAGAGTGGATTCTCGGTG GCAATCGAGGAGGTGTGTCTGCGCAGCAGTTTCTTCACCACCGAGGTGACCAAGCTGCTCTCCATTTACATCCGTGACATTCGCATCAACAAAGACATTCACAGACGACAAGATGACTCCTACGACCAGGACTCCTACGAACTCCGGCGGACTCAGACGTTGGCGGGGAAAGCCTCGGACGCGAAGGGTGTGCCAGACTTCCGGCAAACTAAGGTGCCGGCAAGCATTATCACCTTTGCCCAGTTTATGGCAGTGCACGTGAACAACATATCAGTGGTTCTGATGAACAATGACTTTGATCCGGGGTGGTTTATCCATGCCACGGCAAAGGAGCTTCATTTGGACGGGAGTATCGTGCAAAATGCTCGTGTGCTGTTGGTCAATGCAGCCCTCAGCGAAGCCCAAGCCAAGATGCTGAGGCACTGCAGCTCTCGCCGTCAATCGCTGGAAAATCTGAACAAGATTCGTCCATGCCTAGGCGAGGTCAGCTTCGACATGACCCTGGATGCATCGCTTTTTGCCCAAGGCCCTCTGTCCATGGAT ACCCTAAGTCTGGTCATCAACAATGCCAAATCCGTCATCCACGGCGGACTGTACGAGTTCCTTAGTGAGGCCAAGCGGAGGACATCAACCGGTCAACCATCTCGGCGCCCCACTCAAGGCCCAGCTCCCTCGAAAAGGTCCTACGACAATGACAACTACGAGAAGCTGGCGCCCATTATACCAAAGAACTTTAACTTTAGCATTAAGGCGGCAACGTTTTCGGCCGTCAAAGAAAACTCACAGAACGATTTTAGTGCCAAACTGCAGTCGTTTCAA ATCTCGGGGAAGTTTAACTCGAAAGTCACCGATGAAAAGACGTTGTTACCGTCAATGCTTGCCAAATTGGGTTTTCATCACCTAGACATTGACACCAAATATGAAAAGCTCCTCTTTGTAGAACAATTTACCATAGACTCTGTG CTGGAAAAAGACATATTCAACTTGTATGTAAAACTGAAGACATTCCAAATCATATATAATCACAGCGAGATCTATGACTTTGTCAACAACAATTTTCTGGCCCGCCAGCGATCGAGCGGAGCGCAGCCAATGCAGTTGATACATAAGCAGAAGTCCCTGCCGGATCACTTGGATCTGGACACGGCTTTGCAGAGTAATCTGCGAGCGAATCAGACACGGGAGGGCGGCGTTCTCGAGTGGATTATGCAGCGAATTGTTGTTAAAGGCTGTGCGGAACTGTTTAATGTATCTCTTCTTATGAAACTGGAGGATGAGCATATTGCCATGAGTGTGAGTCACACGAGATTCCTCTTGGAGCAGATCGAGGAAAAACGAAGTAATCTCTATGAAAACAAGTTCCTCAATTTGTTGTTGAATCAACGACAATGGAGCATGGAACTCATGGTGGAAACTCTTTGGTCAAATCTAGGGAACTCCATTAACGACACTAACAACTTGAAAAAGACTCATTCGCCTGGCTCGCCGTTTTTCCTCGGAGTTAGCTTGGTTAAGCTCTGCTCTTATGCAAACACAACTAAACTGGACATATCAGTGCACACTTTCCGCACGGAATATAGCATGCAGCTGGCGGAATTTGTAGTCAAGTCAATGGAGTGCCTTCGGCAGTACCGGGGCATAAAACCAAAGAATATGACGGGACAATCTCAGGCCAGGCCAAATGCAGGCCTCACATTGTCCGTGCAGCCATCACCATCATCTACCTCACTGCGGGTGTCTGTTAAGGTCAAGGATATTACGGCTTACTTTGTCAATCATCACAATGTTTATACACTGCTCAGTTTCTCAGAGCTGAATTTATCACGGTCTCAAAGCCTGACCACCCTTAAGCTCGAAGAGTTTCAGATGGCCATAATGCGCTCAATGACGGCTTCTTCGCTTTGCCTCACCGACTTCTCTGACGTTTTTGCTACATGCAAAATGATACGACTGGAGCATGAACAAGTGGAGGGTACGCTGGGCAAGTTGTCCATTTACATACCCGGCAACACGGAGGCCACGTGGAACGCTAATTTGCACATGCACCTGTTGACATTGGTGCGCGATATGCAGGACTTGAAGACAGAGCTGGCTATTCCGGCTTCGTCTGTTAAGAAAACAACTCCTAAAGGAGGACTCATAGTGGAGTTGTCTGCAGAACGtagcaccatatttgaaattaagttTTCTGATCGTCACTCAATTCAGATCTTTGTGGAAAGCCTCTTCTTTAGCCAAAAGGAACGATGCATCATTTATACGGAGAATGTGTTTGTCAAGATCGATAATCAGCACATATTCACAGTGAAGGAGCTGGATCTACAATCAGTTCCACGTCTCGAGGTACTCACCCAAGAAAGACAAAACTTTCCTGGTTTTCAACTACCCTCCAACAAGGTGTGGGTCACCACAATTGGATCCTTTAAAGCCATTTTCCCGTATGACCACGACTTTTATAACGCAGTCAATGGAGAGTGCACATCCCACTTTAAATGGCTAAAAATGGTTCACAACTACAAAAAGAAACCCTTTACGGTGGACTCACCGCTACCCTGTGATTTGGTTATTAAGATCAAGGAGTTCTTGCTGGAAATTAGCGACGATCCCTTTGAGGTGAAACTTCGTGATAACTACGTTCTATTGGTGGATGAATACTTGGAGAGCTTGAAGCGCAAAGCGCTTTTTGACAAGAAGATCGGCGAGCTCTGCTCGGAACGTCTCTTGTTGCCCTCTGGAACCATTGAGGGTCTTTATGCCAACCTGGTGAAAAAGAACTCGGAGATCTACATTCAGCGCTCGAAGAAAATACGAGAAAGTGGCCCAGTACGCACCCGATTGCTGGCCTGGATAATGACGGACGTGAATATAATGGCAATGGCGGACACCTCCATCCATGGCTACGATAATGTGACGCGCATTATGCGCGAGATAGATCACGAGAGTCCGTGGCCGGAGGAGGGTCTCGAGTTCTCTACACTTTGGTGCCGCGGTGTCAACATCAGCTGCACTGAATGGAAATTCATGCTGAG GGACTTCCCGCAACCAATGTTCTGCGTAAAAAGCATGCGACTGTACGGAAACCTTTGTGGAGCCGAGCAAATGGGCTCCAAGCGAGCCAAGCGAGATGTGTTTATTGACGTGGGTGAACCCTTTGGTACAGATGTGATTCAACGCAGCATGCCCTCGCTAAAATTCTACCATGACTTTGATTGCGAACTGGAGAGCTGTAGCTACGCATTCGGAGCTTGCTGGGAACCCGTAATGGCCCAGTGCAATCTAAGTTTCGAGAAGATATCGGCGCCCTCAAAGGATCCCTCGCCACCTTTGCCATTTTGGGATAAGCTGCGATTGCTTTTACATGGTCGGTTAACTCTGATAGCCAAGCAGTTTACTATACTCCTGCACGCATCGCTCGATCCGTATAACACGACAGAGGAAATGGAGTTGACCTGGAACAATTGCGGGATTGTGCTGACGAATGCCAAGATTATGTTTAAAGGCGAACTTAAT GTTACTGTACGAACCGCGTCCCGCTATGACGACTGCCGACTGCTTCATTTTCCCAATCTTAAGTTGACGATTAAACTGAAATGGGTTTGCCTGGCTAATCCCAACGACCATCATGCTGTGATGCCATGTGCCCCCGACAAGCTGCCGGAGTACTCGAGTAATCAAGTGCACGACTCCTTCCGCGCCTTCCGCTCGCTAAATCTCAACATTTGGATATCATTCGAGACCAAGCCTAAGGCGGGCGAAGATTTGGAAGTGGACATACCCAGCCTAGTGCTGTATGGCAGCACGTTGCGATGGTTTGAGAGTCTGCAACTGATTTTATCAGGTGTGACGAGGCCTACGCGACGAGGTCCGGTCTTTAACAATGTGAGACCGCGGAAGAAACCACTTAGTAGACACTACAAAAAGGCGAACTTGCAGATGTGCTTGCATAAGTTTCAAGTGCTTTACTGGATGTCCCACGCCCTTCAAAAGGGATTCCAGTTGAACGGACGACGAGTATCTTTTAGTTCTGAGCACTCGCTAACACTGAATCCCATTGACGATGGGCTCATCCATCGGCCACGAGCGGATTGGTCAACGATCTACATGAACTGCGAGCTCAACGACGCCGAAATCTGGCTTAAGAGTATTCTCACCGAGAAGATGGACAGTAGCTCTGAGAATTTGGCCAGTGCAGCGGATGCCTTCAAAATCGTGAGATTCTACTTCCTAAGCGTGGCCAAGGTTTCCTATGGACGCGAGGCACTGATACCCACGACGGCTACAAGCACGGAGGAGGATGTTAAGGCGCAGTCCACGACGCCTACGCATAAGTTGGTGGTCTATGACCTAAAGGGTGCCTGGACAAAGAGCAATCGAGATGTTGCTTTTGCTCTCTTTGATTCCTTCATGAAGTCACAGAAACTGAAAAACAATTTGTCCACGGAGGCGGTAAAGAGCTATCGTAAGGAGGGTCCAAACTCTGCCGTTTTGAAACACAAGCGAAGTGATAGCACAATTACCTTGTCCAGCACCAACAACGAGGTTTTGCCAA TTTCCAATCCAAATGCATCGATGAAAAAAGCCCCCGCCCAGATTCATGCCACAGCCATGTTGCAGCAGCTCATCGCAGAGGCGGACCACAAATTCAATGTGTATAGTGATGATCATAGCACCCAATCGAGGGAACTGCAGCTTCAAGGCCTGCAGGCATGTTCCGCCCAGGATATAATCCACGAGAACTGGTCCATTAGTCTGGTTAACTCCCAAGTACTGCTTAAGGGCTGTGAGACCTCTGGCTACGTAATTATCAGTGCCGCCAAGGCTGAAATTTTGCAGCGGGAACATCGGCCAGTTTGGCGCGAGCGCTCGCTGATCTCGAAAACCACATGGAAGGGATTGTTGGAGTGCATGCAGTACTATGCAACAGTTAGCGCGGGGGATAATAATTCCCTGTTGGAGAAGGAGATCATGTGGCTGACGGTGGACAACATTCAGGACAAGGACGAGACTGTGATAAACAACCTGCCGGACATATCACATTTGGTGGGTAGTGGACGCAGTGTGGGCGGTGTAGTTTCAGAGACTGTTGGAGCTTTCTTGAGTGACAATTCAGGAGGGGCTCAACCCGTGCAGCTGCAGCGCATCGTGTCCAAGTGTAAGTGTGAGTTTTTCTATGTGAGCTACGGCGATGCCATCGATCCGAATAGCATTACGGAGGTGCCGCCGCCACCTTCAGAGGAATTGCAATCGCCATGGGAAAAACAAGACGATCCTGTAGATGCCTTCACACTTATGCATCACGATCTGGATGTGTGCACCAACTCCCTGCAGTACGCCATGATTCTGGATATTGTAAACAATCTATTGCTTTACGTCGAGCCCCAGCGAAAGCAGGCGGCAGAAAAGCTCACCAGGATGCGGTTCCAGCTTCAGCTGCACTCGACGGAGGATCAAAAGCGACCCATCCAGCAGAAGCAGACGGTAATCCGAAGTCTACTCATGAAGATTCGTTCGCTGGAAAAGGATACACACATGATCAGCAAAGAGCGTATTGAGGATGGCGACTCACTGGAGCTGCGTCAAGAGTACGACCATGTCCAGCAGATGATCCGGGAGAGCAAGGAGGAGCTGAACACGTTTAGCGAGGACCTGGACATGATGTTGCTCTGCTATAAGGAGACTCAGTTGTCGCAGCTCAGCAAGATATCAAACGTGCGCTCCGACGAGTCGGTAACGATGGTACGGACTAATGAGATCTGCTTCAAGCGTGCCCAGTGGAGGCTTACGGAAACGGATGGACAGATTGGCATAGCTGATCTTGTCCTTAGTGCTTTTCTGTACACCAAGAAGTCCAAGAGCGACGATTCGGTGGAGCATCTGCTGGAGCTGGGCAACATACGCATGGAGAACCTTTTGCCGCGAGAAATCTATCGCGATgttttgctggccactgaaatccaGAAAGACATGCCCGTGGACACCCACAAGCGAGTGCTGCGTATCTTCTGCCGGGAAAAAGCTCCAGTGGGTGGCATATCCGTGAAGGAGCATTTCGAGATTAATGTGGCTCCTATTACAATAGCCATTACGAAAAAATTTTATAGCACCATGCTGAAGTTCTGTTTCCCGGACCGCGATGCCTCCGAAACGGAGGTCAGTGACGAGCTGGATGACAACGCCTCAACCAGTTCGGCGTCCACAACGAATTTACAGGCCAAGTCATCGACATCTTCGTCGACCAAGCGATCGGGTAAGGGAAAGAAAGGGGCCAAGGACTCCGAGTTCTATGTAAAGATCGAAAAAGATGATGTGGAGAAGATGAAGGAGCGCGCCGAGAAAAACAAGCTGTTTATCTACATCAAGATTCCGGAAGTGCCTGTGCGCGTCAGCTACAAAGGTAACAAGGAGAAGAATCTAGAGGACATCACAGACTACTCACTAGTCATACCTACGCTGGAGTATCACAATGTGACGTGGACGTGGCTGGATTTGCTTCTGGCCATGAAGTCGGTGAGCCGGCGGGTGATATTCTCACAGGCCATCAAACAGAAGCTACATATCCACCAGCGGCAACCGATTCTGTCCGCAGGCGAACGAGCGACCCCGCAAGAAGCGGAGGATAAGGCTGTGATGTTGTTCGGAAATCGCCTATTG AATGAAAACCGTAACCAAAAGAAGGGTGTGTTCAAGTTTGCCTCGAGCGGAAAAAGATCGGGAAATGATTGA
- the LOC117140240 gene encoding putative neutral sphingomyelinase: MLLLELNILTLNIWGIPYVSSDRRPRIDAICKELASGKYDIVSLQEVWAQQDSELLQKGTEAVLPHSHYFHSGVMGAGLLVLSKYPILGTLFHAWSVNGYFHRIQHADWFGGKGVGLCRILVGGQMVHLYNAHLHAEYDNANDEYKTHRVIQAFDTAQFIEATRGNSALQILAGDLNAQPQDISYKVLLYTSKMLDSCDSDSFRTNECEHNSYTSKQARERNPLGIRIDHIFVRGGDHVNAEIAEYKLPFPERVPGEKFSFSDHEAVMAKLKLFKLEPRSEEPVATIEVNCLVEDGESCSVRELGAGDALTGEDDQSSQHQPEIQCNGSSTSIQSMPAARTAALLEALALCDASLLQLNTDRILYYSAATFLFVLLVLLVEFTAPVGMRTIFLLLKFIVFGVILFCVFMASIWNYMERNGVLQGKKSMEVMLHHAQKYEYFY, encoded by the exons ATGTTGCTGCTAGAGCTGAACATTCTGACCCTGAATATATG GGGCATTCCGTATGTGTCGAGTGATCGTAGACCCCGCATCGATGCCATCTGCAAGGAGCTGGCTAGCGGGAAGTATGACATCGTGTCCCTGCAGGAGGTGTGGGCGCAACAGGACAGCGAGCTACTCCAGAAGGGCACGGAGGCGGTCCTGCCCCATAGCCACTACTTTCATAGCGGCGTGATGGGCGCCGGACTGCTGGTGCTGTCCAAGTACCCCATCCTGGGCACTCTGTTTCACGCGTGGTCCGTGAATGGCTACTTCCATCGTATTCAGCATGCCGATTGGTTCGGCGGCAAAGGTGTGGGCCTGTGCCGCATACTCGTCGGCGGGCAGATGGTGCACCTGTATAATGCCCACCTGCACGCGGAGTACGACAATGCCAACGACGAGTACAAGACACATCGTGTCATTCAGGCCTTCGATACTGCTCAATTCATTGAGGCCACCAGGGGGAACTCTGCGCTGCAGATACTGGCTGGCGACCTGAATGCCCAGCCACAGGACATCTCTTACAAGGTGCTGCTCTATACCTCCAAGATGCTCGACAGCTGCGACTCGGACTCTTTTCGGACCAACGAATGTGAACACAACTCATACACATCTAAGCAAGCACGGGAGAGAAATCCTCTGGGCATCCGCATCGATCACATCTTTGTGCGTGGTGGCGACCATGTGAATGCTGAGATAGCCGAATACAAACTGCCTTTTCCGGAGCGAGTACCCGGCGAGAAATTTAGCTTCTCCGACCACGAGGCGGTGATGGCCAAGCTAAAGTTATTCAAGTTGGAACCTAGAAGTGAGGAGCCAGTGGCAACGATCGAGGTGAACTGCCTGGTAGAGGATGGTGAAAGCTGTTCCGTGAGGGAACTAGGAGCAGGCGATGCTTTGACAGGAGAGGACGATCAGTCATCCCAACACCAGCCGGAGATCCAATGCAATGGAAGCTCCACATCCATTCAATCCATGCCCGCCGCTAGAACTGCTGCCCTTCTTGAAGCTCTGGCGTTGTGCGATGCTTCCCTGCTGCAGTTAAACACTGATCGAATACTGTACTACAGCGCCGCCACCTTCCTGTTCGTCCTCCTGGTCCTGCTGGTGGAGTTCACCGCCCCCGTGGGCATGCGCACTATCTTTCTGCTGCTCAAGTTCATCGTGTTTGGCGTGATCCTGTTCTGCGTCTTCATGGCCTCCATCTGGAACTACATGGAACGAAATGGGGTCCTGCAGGGCAAGAAGTCGATGGAGGTGATGCTGCACCACGCCCAGAAGTACGAGTACTTCTACTGA